The following proteins are co-located in the Athene noctua chromosome 16, bAthNoc1.hap1.1, whole genome shotgun sequence genome:
- the SOX18 gene encoding transcription factor SOX-18 translates to MNISESNYCREEISQPRGDCSWVTAAVPAAEPGLAFPRPPGAASPASRTPSPEPGFAFGPGAPGAAPGAAPSRTPSPEPGYGYSPPAGRAEGKAGEDSRIRRPMNAFMVWAKDERKRLAQQNPDLHNAVLSKMLGQSWKALSASDKRPFVEEAERLRIQHLQDHPNYKYRPRRKKQAKKIKRMEPNILLHNLSQPCSDNFSMSHHGGSQPGHPQPPPLNHFRELHSMGSDIENYGLPTPEMSPLDVLEQTEPAFFPPHMQDDCNMMPFRGYHHHHQMEFPQEKCMGRDVAVPYAQTPSHLADAMRTPHPSSIYYNQMCSGTQNGLSAHLGQLSPPPEAHHMESVDHLNQTELWTDVDRNEFDQYLNMSRTRPEASGLPYHVSLSKVTPRSISCEESSLISALSDASSAVYYSPCITG, encoded by the exons ATGAATATATCTGAGTCTAACTACTGCCGAGAGGAGATATCGCAACCCCGGGGCGACTGTTCATGGGTCACCGCCGCCGTGCCGGCCGCTGAGCCCGGGCTCGCCTTCCCGCGCCCCCCGGGAGCCGCCTCCCCCGCCAGCCGCACgcccagccccgagcccggcttCGCCTtcggccccggggccccgggcgcggcccccggcgcggcccccAGCCGCACgcccagccccgagccgggcTATGGATACAGCCCCCCGGCCGGGCGAGCCGAGGGCAAGGCCGGCGAGGACTCCCGCATCCGCCGGCCCATGAACGCCTTCATGGTCTGGGCGAAGGATGAGCGCAAGCGGCTGGCGCAGCAGAACCCCGACCTGCACAACGCCGTGCTCAGCAAGATGCTGG GTCAATCGTGGAAAGCGCTGAGTGCCAGCGACAAGCGTCCCTTCGTGGAAGAGGCAGAGCGGCTGCGAATCCAGCATCTCCAGGATCACCCCAACTACAAGTACCGCCCAAGGAGAAAGAAGCAAGCCAAGAAAATCAAGAGGATGGAACCCAATATCCTCCTGCATAACCTTTCCCAGCCTTGCAGTGACAACTTCAGCATGAGTCACCATGGCGGCAGCCAGCCGGGccacccccagcctcccccacTTAACCACTTCAGAGAACTCCACTCCATGGGGTCGGATATTGAAAACTATGGCTTGCCAACTCCTGAGATGTCTCCCTTGGATGTCTTGGAACAAACCGAGCCGGCGTTTTTCCCTCCGCACATGCAGGATGACTGCAACATGATGCCCTTTCGCGGCTACCACCACCATCACCAGATGGAGTTTCCCCAGGAGAAGTGCATGGGGCGGGACGTGGCGGTGCCCTACGCGCAGACCCCCTCGCACTTGGCCGACGCCATGAGGACTCCCCATCCCTCCAGCATATACTACAACCAGATGTGCTCGGGAACTCAGAACGGGCTTTCTGCCcacctgggccagctctcgcccccGCCCGAAGCCCACCACATGGAGAGCGTGGATCACTTGAACCAAACCGAGCTCTGGACAGACGTTGACCGCAACGAGTTCGACCAGTATTTGAACATGAGCAGGACTCGTCCCGAAGCCTCGGGCCTCCCTTACCATGTCTCCTTGTCCAAAGTGACTCCTAGAAGCATCTCCTGCGAGGAGAGCAGCTTGATATCTGCCTTGTCCGATGCCAGCAGCGCTGTCTACTATAGCCCCTGCATCACCGGTTAG